The proteins below are encoded in one region of Maribacter aestuarii:
- a CDS encoding acetyl-CoA C-acyltransferase, producing MKEVVIVSAVRTPIGSFMGALSTVPAPKLGTVAIKGALEKINLDPALVEEVLMGNVVQAGTGQAPARQAAIYAGIPDTVPCTTINKVCASGMKAVMQAAQSIALGDASIIVAGGMENMSLIPHYVHLRTATKFGPSSLTDGMQKDGLVDVYDQNAMGVCADACATKYEFTREDQDNFAIQSYKRSAAAWKKGNFKNEVVPVAVPQRRGEPIMVEEDEEYKNVILEKIPNLRPAFSKDGTVTAANASTINDGAAALILMSADKAKELNLKPLATIKGYADAAQEPKWFTTAPAKALPKALSKAGIAMEKVDYYEFNEAFSVVGLANMKLLGLSDDKVNVNGGAVSLGHPLGCSGARILVTLLNVLGQNNGKIGAAAICNGGGGASAIILERT from the coding sequence ATGAAAGAGGTAGTTATAGTTTCCGCAGTTAGGACCCCAATTGGTAGTTTTATGGGAGCGCTTTCAACGGTTCCGGCCCCTAAATTAGGTACTGTGGCCATTAAGGGCGCTTTAGAAAAAATTAATTTAGACCCAGCATTGGTAGAAGAGGTACTTATGGGCAATGTTGTACAAGCTGGAACCGGGCAGGCTCCGGCAAGGCAAGCTGCCATTTATGCAGGAATACCAGATACAGTACCATGCACTACAATAAATAAGGTATGTGCCTCTGGAATGAAAGCAGTTATGCAGGCGGCACAATCCATCGCCCTTGGTGATGCATCGATAATTGTTGCAGGAGGAATGGAAAACATGAGTCTTATTCCGCACTATGTGCATCTAAGAACGGCTACGAAGTTCGGGCCTTCTTCGCTAACCGATGGTATGCAAAAAGATGGCCTGGTAGATGTATATGATCAGAATGCCATGGGCGTATGTGCTGATGCCTGTGCAACAAAATATGAATTTACACGGGAAGACCAGGATAATTTTGCCATCCAATCCTACAAGAGGTCAGCAGCCGCGTGGAAAAAGGGCAATTTCAAAAACGAGGTTGTACCCGTTGCCGTTCCACAGAGAAGAGGGGAACCGATTATGGTGGAGGAAGATGAGGAATATAAAAATGTTATACTGGAAAAAATCCCCAATCTACGACCTGCTTTTTCAAAAGACGGTACCGTAACAGCAGCAAACGCTTCCACTATAAACGACGGTGCCGCTGCACTTATTTTAATGAGTGCGGATAAGGCCAAGGAACTGAACCTAAAACCACTAGCAACGATTAAGGGTTATGCAGATGCTGCACAGGAACCAAAATGGTTCACCACGGCGCCGGCAAAGGCATTACCGAAAGCACTTTCTAAGGCAGGGATTGCTATGGAAAAAGTAGATTATTATGAGTTCAATGAAGCATTTTCGGTTGTAGGTCTTGCCAATATGAAATTATTGGGCCTAAGTGATGATAAAGTAAATGTTAATGGAGGTGCCGTTTCTCTTGGACATCCCCTAGGATGTTCGGGAGCAAGAATTTTAGTGACCTTGCTCAACGTTCTAGGACAGAACAATGGCAAAATTGGGGCTGCTGCTATTTGTAATGGTGGCGGAGGCGCATCGGCAATCATTTTGGAAAGGACCTAA